CGACAAATTCGGGCAGGAACTGGTGCAACGGGGGGGCTTGCGGGTGCAGACCAGTGTGGACCAGGAATTACAACTGACGGCGGAAAAAATCGTGCGGGAGAACTATGCCCGGTTACGCGCCCAAGGGTGGGGGTCGTCCCAGTTGCAAATGGCATTGGTAGCGGTGGACCCGCGCACCCACTACATCAAAGCCATTGTCGGCGGGGTGGATTACAAAAAAAGCCAGTTCAATCGCGCCTATCAAGCCCAACGGCAACCGGGGTCGGCTTTCAAGCCCTTTGTGTACTACGCCGCCTTTGCCTCTGGGCGCTACACTCCCGAATCCTACGTCAGCGATAGTCCGGTGAGTTACCGGGATGGGGCGGGCTGGTATTCCCCCCGCAACTACGACGGGTCGTTCTGGGGCGACATCACCCTGCGGCAAGCGATGGCGGCGTCCCGCAATGTCCCAGCCGTCCGGTTGGGGAAAGAGGTGGGCATGGAGCGGGTGGTGCAAGTCTGTCGCGCGCTGGGGATTACCAGTCCCATGTTGCCAGTGACCTCGTTGCCTTTGGGAGCGGTGGACCTGACGCCCTTGGAAATGGCCAATGCCTACGCCACCTTTGCCAGTAATGGTTGGTATGCGCCCGCCTCCATCATTGTCCAGGTGCAGGACCAGAGCGGCCAGATTGACTGGAAAAACATTCCCCAGCCCAAATTGGTGCTCGACCCCTGGGCGGCAGCGGCCTTGAACAGCATCCTGCAAACGGTAATTGAAAGCGGCACTGGCACGGCAGCCCAGATTGGCCGTCCAGCGGCGGGGAAAACCGGCACCACCAGTTCCGAGCGGGACATCTGGTTCGTGGGGTATGTGCCACAACTGGCAGCAGCGGTGTGGATTGGCAACGACGATTACCGGCCTTTAGGGGGCGGCGCAACTGGTGGGACATTGGTGGCCCCGATTTGGCGACAATTTATGCTGGCAGCGCTCAAGGGGGTACCAGTGGAGAAATTTACGCCTCCTTCCCATTTTGTCCGCCCTCGCCCCAACCGGTCGTGACATCCCTACCTGTCACCCGTGGAAGAAGCCTGTTAAGCTGAAAGAAGGTTTGTGAGTGCTATGGCGGATTACTACGAAATTCTAGGGGTCTCACGTAACGCCGACCTGGAAGAGATTAAGCGTTCGTACCGGCGGTTGGCGCGTAAATATCACCCGGACGTGAACAAGGAGCCGGGAGCGGAAGAACGTTTTAAGGAAATCAACCGGGCCTACGAAGTGCTGTCGGACCCGGAAGCCCGCGCCCGCTATGACCGGTTTGGGGAAGCCGCCTTTACCGGTGTGCCAGGGGGCGGTAGCTACCAGGACTTTGGTGATATTGGTGGCATTGCCGACATCTTTGAGCAATTTTTTGGCGGGTTTGGCGGTCCAACGGCGGGAACGCGGCGACGCAGTGGTCCAGTGCGGGGCGATGACCTGCGCTTGGATTTAGAGCTGGAATTTCGGGAAGCCATCACCGGTACGGAAAAACAAATCCGGCTGACCCACCTGGAAACCTGCAACGCCTGTCATGGGTCAGGGGCCAAGCCAGGGACCCATCCCAAAACCTGTCCGACCTGTGGCGGCACGGGACAAGTACGGCGGGCAGCGCGGACGCCCTTTGGGAGTTTCACGCAAATCACCACCTGTCCCACCTGTGGGGGTGTAGGTCAAGTCATTGATGAACTCTGCTCAGCCTGCGGCGGTAAGGGTGTTAACCAGGTCACCAAGAAGCTGAAAATCACCATCCCGCCAGGGGTGGATACGGGGACGCGGCTGCGGGTTGCCGGTGAAGGGGATGCCGGACCCAACGGTGGGCCACCAGGCGACCTGTACGTTTATCTCACGGTGAAACCAGACCCCCACTTCCGGCGCGACGGCATCAACCTTTACTCCGAAGTCAAAATCAGTTACCTGCAAGCAATTTTGGGGTGTCAGATTGAAGTGCCGACGGTGGACGGGAGCCACACCCTGAAAATTCCGGCTGGAACGCAACCAGGTACTGAGTTTCGCCTAGAAGGGTTGGGGGTGCCGCGCTTAGGCAATTCCGTCAGCCGGGGCGACCATTTTGTGACGGTGAAGGTCGAAATCCCGACCCACATCAGTCACGAAGAGCGGGAGCTGCTGGAAAAGCTGGCGCGCCTTCGCCATGAAAAAACCAGCCGACATGGCTTGGGTGACCTGTTCGGTGGGATTTTCGGATGAGTGCCCCTCTGGATTTGCGTGGGACGCCTTGTCCGTTGAACTTTGTCCGCACCCGCCTGAAGTTGGAACAATTGCCGCCGGGAACCCTGCTGGAAGTCTGGCTTGACGCCGGGGAACCCATCCAGCAAGTGCCCGATAGCCTGCGGCAAAGCGGTTATGAAGTTGTGGATATTCAACCTCGAGACGATTACTTTGTCCTTACGGTAAAAGCCTGATGGAGCAGCTACTTATCGGCCAAGTGCGGGCAGCGCAGGCAAACTTCTACCGGGTCATCACACCCGCATATGGTGAATTACTTTGTACGGCTAGGGCGCGACTGAAAAAAACGGGCCAGTGGGTACTGGTTGGGGATTGGGTCTGTATTGAAGAAGTGGATGAACTAGGTCGCCGGGGAGCAATTGCCGACATCCTACCCCGCCGCAGTGTGTTAGACCAGCCGCCGGTGGCCAATGTGGACCAGTTATTGCTGGTGTTGGCGTTGGCGGACCCCCCTTTAGAGACCCTCCTGCTCAGCCGGTTTTTGGTGAAGGCAGAATCCACCGGTTTGCCGTTTTTACTGGTGCTGAACAAGGCTGATTTGTGTGCGCCGGAGCAGGTGGATTTCTGGCGTGAAAAAGTCCATGCCTGGGGCTATTCACCCTTTATTGTCAGCACAACAACTGGCCAGGGCCTTGCTGAACTCACCCCGCATTTAGTGGATAAAGTGACGGTGCTGGCCGGGCCGTCGGGTGTGGGCAAATCCAGTTTGATTAACTGCTTGGTGCCGGGGGCGCAGTTGGCGACAGGGTCGGTAGCGGCCAAAACCGGTCGGGGGCGTCATACCACACGCCATGTGCAATTGTTGCCCTTGCCCCAGGGTGGGATGCTGGCCGATACACCGGGATTTAGTCAACCCACCTTGGATATCGAACCCGCGCAATTAGCCCGTTGTTTTCCCGAAATCCGGCGGCAGCAGGGGGAATGTGAATTTAGCGACTGTACCCATCAAGACGAACCAGGCTGTGCCCTTGCCAAGGATTGGGAACGTTATGAACATTACGTCGAATGGCGCCAGGAACTGGAAGAGTTAGCCGCATGGAAGCAAGCCCAGGGCCGGTCGGATATAGGGGTGAAATATAAGCCAGACCGCACGGAACCGAAGTTGGCCCTGCACAAATACCGCACTGTTTCCCGCCGGCGGCAGCATCAAGAATTGGACTTGCTAACCATTGAAGATGAATAGTGCCACGGTCATTTTCCCCGACCAATTGTTTCGGCACCACCCAGGGTTGGCTCGTGACCGGTTGGTGTTTTTGGTCGAAGAGCAATTATTCTTTCGGGATTACTTTTATCCAGCGCGATTTCATCAGAAAAAACTGGTGTTACACCGGGCCAGCCTACAAGCCTATCGCCAATTTTTAGCACAACAGGGATACACCGTCATCTACATCCCTTATCAACAGGACCGGCAGATGAATTATCTCTTCCAGCCTTTAATAAAGCACCAAGTGGGCGTGATCTACATCTGTGCGTTGGTGGACGATATTTTAACCAAGCGGCTACAGAAATGGTGTGCTTATCACGGCATAAAAATTGTTGAGCTAGACACACCTAAATTCCTCACCCCGCGCGACTGGTGGCAGCAAATTCTCCCAGCCGAACCGCCCTACTCTCTCACCCAGTTCTACATCGCGCAGCGCAAACGGCTCAATGTACTGGTTAAGGACAACAAACCAGTGGGCGGCAAGTGGAGTTTTGACCCAGCCAATCGCAAAAAATTACCCAAG
The DNA window shown above is from Gloeomargarita sp. SKYB120 and carries:
- a CDS encoding penicillin-binding protein, with amino-acid sequence MSSKALSSSRRRSPLALVLGAGRALLQWTGVTLMGVALVGTAGAAGFMAGLAYSFRNLPDVRLLKTYVPPQTSYIYDIKGRELAAIHGEANREVVPLEQIAHSLKLAVLAIEDSHFYSHPGINLISIIRAVKTNWRSGRVVEGGSTLTMQLAKNLLLSPEQVLSRKVAEAVLAMRMEQVFTKDELLELYLNQVYWGHNNYGAETAAQSYFGKSARELTLAEGALMAGLIQAPEFYSPFAPANQPLCRDRPLGNACPAKQRQLLVLERLEELGWVTPEEAKAARLEPIYLNQITSFRPSKLPYVTDMALQTLYDKFGQELVQRGGLRVQTSVDQELQLTAEKIVRENYARLRAQGWGSSQLQMALVAVDPRTHYIKAIVGGVDYKKSQFNRAYQAQRQPGSAFKPFVYYAAFASGRYTPESYVSDSPVSYRDGAGWYSPRNYDGSFWGDITLRQAMAASRNVPAVRLGKEVGMERVVQVCRALGITSPMLPVTSLPLGAVDLTPLEMANAYATFASNGWYAPASIIVQVQDQSGQIDWKNIPQPKLVLDPWAAAALNSILQTVIESGTGTAAQIGRPAAGKTGTTSSERDIWFVGYVPQLAAAVWIGNDDYRPLGGGATGGTLVAPIWRQFMLAALKGVPVEKFTPPSHFVRPRPNRS
- the dnaJ gene encoding molecular chaperone DnaJ codes for the protein MADYYEILGVSRNADLEEIKRSYRRLARKYHPDVNKEPGAEERFKEINRAYEVLSDPEARARYDRFGEAAFTGVPGGGSYQDFGDIGGIADIFEQFFGGFGGPTAGTRRRSGPVRGDDLRLDLELEFREAITGTEKQIRLTHLETCNACHGSGAKPGTHPKTCPTCGGTGQVRRAARTPFGSFTQITTCPTCGGVGQVIDELCSACGGKGVNQVTKKLKITIPPGVDTGTRLRVAGEGDAGPNGGPPGDLYVYLTVKPDPHFRRDGINLYSEVKISYLQAILGCQIEVPTVDGSHTLKIPAGTQPGTEFRLEGLGVPRLGNSVSRGDHFVTVKVEIPTHISHEERELLEKLARLRHEKTSRHGLGDLFGGIFG
- a CDS encoding sulfurtransferase TusA family protein; amino-acid sequence: MSAPLDLRGTPCPLNFVRTRLKLEQLPPGTLLEVWLDAGEPIQQVPDSLRQSGYEVVDIQPRDDYFVLTVKA
- the rsgA gene encoding ribosome small subunit-dependent GTPase A, yielding MEQLLIGQVRAAQANFYRVITPAYGELLCTARARLKKTGQWVLVGDWVCIEEVDELGRRGAIADILPRRSVLDQPPVANVDQLLLVLALADPPLETLLLSRFLVKAESTGLPFLLVLNKADLCAPEQVDFWREKVHAWGYSPFIVSTTTGQGLAELTPHLVDKVTVLAGPSGVGKSSLINCLVPGAQLATGSVAAKTGRGRHTTRHVQLLPLPQGGMLADTPGFSQPTLDIEPAQLARCFPEIRRQQGECEFSDCTHQDEPGCALAKDWERYEHYVEWRQELEELAAWKQAQGRSDIGVKYKPDRTEPKLALHKYRTVSRRRQHQELDLLTIEDE